A genomic segment from Thamnophis elegans isolate rThaEle1 chromosome 3, rThaEle1.pri, whole genome shotgun sequence encodes:
- the HSD17B3 gene encoding testosterone 17-beta-dehydrogenase 3: MDEIQPLLALLGGICCSIFLLKCIWFLKYFLPYIWNILPPSYFRSMGEWAVVTGAGDGIGRAYSLELAKHGLNVVLISRSLKNMEKVALEIEQTTKRTVKIIQADFTENDIYENIEENLQGLEIGILVNNVGMLPNRFPCHFLNIPDKDEDLINCNIMSVTKMTRIVLKQMVARNKGLILNISSALGTFPCPLYTLYSASKAFVYTFSKALQVEYQSKGIVIQAVTPFAVSTPMIMHKQPNLITKTAEEFARESLRYVTFGDETFGCLAHEILVIRVMNLSLSAFL; the protein is encoded by the exons ATGGATGAAATCCAGCCACTGCTTGCTCTCCTTGGAGGCATCTGTTGTTCCATTTTCCTGCTAAAGTGCATTTGGTTTTTGAAGTATTTTCTTCCTTACATATGGAATATTTTGCCTCCATCTTATTTTCGTTCAATGGGAGAATGGGCAG tggtCACTGGAGCAGGAGATGGAATTGGAAGAGCCTACTCCTTGGAG CTtgccaagcatgggttaaatgtGGTTCTCATAAGTCGGTCACTCAAAAACATGGAGAAGGTAGCCTTGGAAATTG AGCAAACAACTAAGAGAACTGTGAAAATCATACAAGCTGACTTCACAGAAAATGACATATATGAAAACATTGAAGAAAATCTTCAAGGATTAGAAATTGGAATTTTGG TTAACAATGTTGGGATGCTACCTAATCGCTTTCCATGCCATTTTCTTAATATTCCAGACAAAGATGAG GACCTCATTAATTGCAACATCATGTCTGTCACTAAG atgACACGAATCGTTTTGAAACAAATGGTGGCAAG AAACAAAGGTCTAATTCTTAACATTTCATCAGCCCTTGGCACCTTTCCTTGCCCTTTATATACACTCTATTCTGCATCTAAG GCTTTTGTATatacattttccaaagcacttcaAGTGGAATATCAATCAAAAGGAATTGTGATACAG gCAGTGACTCCCTTTGCTGTTTCTACTCCGATGATCATGCATAAGCAACCCAATCTGATCACCAAAACAGCAGAAGAATTTGCACGAGAGTCACTGAGATATGTTACATTTGGTGATGAAACATTTGGATGTTTAGCCCATGAAATCTTGGTAATCCGAGTTATGAATTTGAGTTTGAGTGCTTTCCTCTag